Genomic segment of Rhodococcus rhodochrous:
GTTCGCCGCTCATAGCGTTCCGGGCATGAACTTCGCACACACCCTCTCGCAGTCCCCCACCGATGAACTCGACGGCCTCGCAGGCCTATCGCTGCAGCTGATGGAGATGCTCGGAGCACCCGGCGCCGGTCTCGCGGTCGCCGCGGAGAACCTCTTCCCGCCGATCCCGAGCGAGGTGATCCTGCCCCTCGCCGGCTTCGCGGCCTCGCGCGGGGAGATCTCCCTCGTCTCGGCCGTCATGTGGACCACCCTCGGCTCCCTCGTCGGCGCACTGCTGCTCTACCTCGCCGGACGCGCCTTCGGCCGTCGGCGGATGTATGCCGTGGTCGAGCGACTCCCACTGGTGAACACCTCCGATCTCCGGCGCGGCGAAGAATGGTTCGCCCGGCACGGTGAGAAATCGGTGCTCCTCGGCCGGATGGTGCCGCTCGTGCGGAGCGTGATCTCGGTTCCCGCCGGGGTGGAGGCCATGCCCGTCGGCCGTTTCGTCGTCCTGACCGTCCTGGGCAGCGCGCTGTGGAACTCGATCTTCGTGCTCGCCGGCTACCTTCTCGGGGAGAACTGGGGAGTCGTCGAACCGTATGCCGATGTGCTGCAGAAACTCGTGATCGTCGCGGTGGTCGCAGCAGTGGCGGTGTTCGTCGTCCGCCGTGTCCGATCGATTCGCGCCCGTTAGGGTCGGTCCGTGATCGATCACCTTCGGCGCTCACTCGGGACCTCGGTCCGCGCCGTCGTCGGGCTCCTGCTCGGGATCGTCACCGCGGTGGCGGGTGCGGCGGTATCGACCCGCCGCACCACCGACGGACCGAGCCGCGCGGCCGAACGCGACCGCACTCGTCTCGTGCGATGGTTCGACGCCGAGGCGGTCCGGGATCTTCCGGATCGCGAGCCGACCGGATACTTCCTCGTTCGCCTGGCCTACGGTCCGCTCGTCGGCCTCGTCGTACTGCTCGTCCTGATCGCCGCGACCGGCTACGGGGGCTGGGCGATCGTCCTGCTGGCCGGCGGTCGCATCTCCGTCGCCGACGGTCTCGTCTCACTCCTCGTCGCCGCCGTGATGATCTACCTCTCCGTCCGGATGGCGATGATCGTGGGCCAGTGGGACCTCCGCACAGCACTGCGGCTGCTCGGCGACGATGCCACGCAGCATCGTCTCCGCGACCTGCAACGCACCCGCGCCGACGTCGTCACCGCCATCGACGACGAACGCCGGCGGATCGAACGCGCCCTGCACGACGACGTCCAGCAGCGAGCCGTCGCGCTCGCACTCGACGTCGGTCGCGCGCGACGCACCGCCGAACGCGGCGGCGGAAATCTCGTCGCCGACCTCGACAACGCCGTCGCTCAGGCACAGGCACTGCTCACCGAACTGCGCGACGTGGCGTGGCGGATATACCCGGCCGCGCTCGACGAACACGGACTCGCCGCGGCACTGGAAGGGTTGTCCGCACACACCTTCCTCCCCGTCGACCTGGATCTGTCGATCGACCCGGAACCACCGCACGATGTCGCGGCAGCCGCGTACTACGTTGCCGCGGAGGGGGTCACGAACGCGACGAAGCACTCCGGCGCCGACAGCG
This window contains:
- a CDS encoding DedA family protein yields the protein MNFAHTLSQSPTDELDGLAGLSLQLMEMLGAPGAGLAVAAENLFPPIPSEVILPLAGFAASRGEISLVSAVMWTTLGSLVGALLLYLAGRAFGRRRMYAVVERLPLVNTSDLRRGEEWFARHGEKSVLLGRMVPLVRSVISVPAGVEAMPVGRFVVLTVLGSALWNSIFVLAGYLLGENWGVVEPYADVLQKLVIVAVVAAVAVFVVRRVRSIRAR
- a CDS encoding sensor histidine kinase; translation: MIDHLRRSLGTSVRAVVGLLLGIVTAVAGAAVSTRRTTDGPSRAAERDRTRLVRWFDAEAVRDLPDREPTGYFLVRLAYGPLVGLVVLLVLIAATGYGGWAIVLLAGGRISVADGLVSLLVAAVMIYLSVRMAMIVGQWDLRTALRLLGDDATQHRLRDLQRTRADVVTAIDDERRRIERALHDDVQQRAVALALDVGRARRTAERGGGNLVADLDNAVAQAQALLTELRDVAWRIYPAALDEHGLAAALEGLSAHTFLPVDLDLSIDPEPPHDVAAAAYYVAAEGVTNATKHSGADSVSVTVAADGRVVTVTVVDDGCGGAEMTGSGLTGLARRVAALDGQFSVHSPRGGPTVVEARIPCAS